A window of the Euzebyales bacterium genome harbors these coding sequences:
- a CDS encoding sigma-70 family RNA polymerase sigma factor produces the protein MTADHELVARALAGDDAAFDAIVDRHADHVYAICLRYFRDPHDAEDAFQAAFLACHRGLASFRGRAALSTWLYRVTMNACHDLARRRARQPRTVPLDDDRGGTRPEGSDQATVDRLAAAELRPDLLDALGELDPDQRHAVLLRDVVGASYADIAHAQEVAVGTAKSRVHRGHARLAELLEPVRNQRDVDHPPTVQD, from the coding sequence ATGACGGCCGACCACGAGCTCGTCGCCCGCGCGCTGGCGGGCGACGATGCGGCGTTCGACGCGATCGTCGACCGTCACGCCGACCACGTCTATGCGATCTGCCTGCGCTACTTCCGCGACCCCCACGACGCGGAGGACGCATTCCAGGCCGCCTTCCTGGCGTGCCACCGCGGGCTGGCGAGCTTCCGCGGACGCGCCGCGCTGTCCACCTGGCTGTACAGGGTGACCATGAACGCGTGCCACGACCTGGCCCGACGTCGCGCGCGGCAGCCGCGCACCGTGCCGCTGGACGACGACCGTGGAGGCACGCGCCCGGAGGGTTCCGACCAGGCGACCGTCGACCGCCTCGCCGCGGCGGAGCTGCGCCCGGATCTGCTGGACGCACTGGGAGAGCTTGATCCCGACCAGCGCCATGCCGTCCTGCTGCGCGACGTCGTCGGCGCCAGCTATGCGGACATCGCGCACGCGCAGGAGGTCGCTGTCGGCACCGCCAAGTCGCGCGTGCACCGCGGTCACGCGCGCCTCGCCGAACTTCTTGAACCCGTTCGGAACCAACGGGACGTCGATCACCCTCCAACTGTGCAGGACTGA